The proteins below are encoded in one region of Cyclopterus lumpus isolate fCycLum1 chromosome 8, fCycLum1.pri, whole genome shotgun sequence:
- the kat2a gene encoding histone acetyltransferase KAT2A: MSDPAAQALQPRLLQTQTAGSAGSSTAATGSGSGNSDPARPGLSQQQRASQKKAQVRAFPRAKKLEKLGVFSACKASDTCKCNGWKNPNPPSATRLDLQQQAASLSEPCRSCGHALADHVSHLENVSEEEINRLLGMVVDVENLFMSVHKEEDTDTKQVYFYLFKLLRKCILQMSQPVVEGSLGSPPFEKPNIEQGVLNFVQYKFSHLAPKERQTMFELSKMFLLCLNYWKLETPTQYRQRIQKDDGTAYKVDYTRWLCYCHVPQSNDSLPRYETTHVFGRSLLKSIFTVTRRQLLEKFRVEKDKLLPEKRTLILTHFPKFLSMLEEEIYGEGSPIWEADFTMPASEGTQLGHQTVISPAAVSGSPALPKGLSSISSLGSMDAGAAEPITGEKRKLPEALTLEDAKRIRVMGDIPMELVNEVMMTITDPAAMLGPETNLLTPNAARDETARLEERRGIIEFHVIGNSLSQKSNKKILMWLVGLQNVFSHQLPRMPKEYITRLVFDPKHKTLALIKDGRVIGGICFRMFPTQGFTEIVFCAVTSNEQVKGYGTHLMNHLKEYHIKHNILYFLTYADEYAIGYFKKQGFSKDIKVPKSRYLGYIKDYEGATLMECELNPRIPYTELSHIIKRQKEIIKKLIERKQTQIRKVYPGLTCFKEGVRQIPVESIPGIRETGWKPSNKDKGKEVKDPDMLYNMLKNLLAQIKTHPDAWPFMEPVKKSEAPDYYEIIRFPIDLKTMTERLKNRYYVTKKLFIADLQRIITNCREYNPPDSEYCKSANTLEKFFYFKLKDGGLIEK, from the exons ATGTCGGACCCGGCGGCGCAGGCCTTGCAACCGCGGCTTCTCCAAACCCAGACTGCTGGGTCAGCTGGGTCTAGTACTGCCGCGACAGGCTCCGGGTCAGGGAATAGCGACCCGGCAAGACCGGGACTTAGCCAGCAACAACGTGCAAGCCAGAAGAAAGCCCAAGTCCGAGCTTTCCCACGGGCGAAAAAGCTCGAGAAACTTGGCGTATTCTCCGCATGCAAG GCTAGTGACACATGCAAGTGCAATGGATGGAAAAACCCAAATCCCCCATCAGCCACACGTCTGGACCTGCAGCAGCAAGCGGCCAGCTTGAGCGAGCCGTGCCGCAGCTGTGGACATGCTCTGG CTGACCATGTGTCCCACCTGGAGAATGTGTCTGAGGAGGAGATTAACAGGCTGCTGGGGATGGTGGTGGATGTGGAGAACCTTTTTATGTCTGTGCACAAAGAGGAGGACACTGACACCAAACAGGTCTACTTTTACCTTTTCAAG CTGCTGAGGAAATGCATTCTGCAGATGAGCCAGCCAGTCGTAGAGGGATCCCTTGGAAGTCCACCCTTTGAAAAGCCCAACATTGAGCAG GGGGTTTTGAATTTTGTCCAGTACAAGTTCAGCCACCTGGCACCTAAGGAAAGACAGACTATGTTTGAGCTGTCAAAGATGTTCCTCTTGTGCCTAAATTACTGGAAGCTGGAGACACCAACGCAGTATCGCCAGCGTATCCAGAAAGATGATGGGACAGCCTACAAAGTGGACTACACtag GTGGCTGTGCTACTGCCACGTCCCCCAGAGTAACGACAGCCTCCCGCGCTATGAAACCACTCACGTGTTCGGACGCAGCCTGCTCAAGTCCATCTTCACTGTGACCCGACGTCAGCTCCTGGAGAAGTTCAGAGTGGAGAAGGACAAGCTGCTACCAGAGAAACGCACACTCATCCTCACACATTTTCCCAA GTTCTTGTCCATGCTGGAGGAGGAAATATATGGGGAGGGTTCCCCAATATGGGAGGCTGACTTTACCATGCCTGCCTCCGAGGGCACACAGCTGGGACATCAGACAG TGATCAGTCCTGCTGCGGTGTCCGGCTCCCCCGCGCTGCCCAAGGGTCTGAGCAGCATCTCCTCTCTGGGCAGCATGGACGCTGGAGCTGCAGAGCCCATCACAG GAGAGAAACGCAAACTTCCGGAGGCGTTGACCCTGGAGGATGCCAAGCGGATCCGTGTGATGGGAGACATTCCTATGGAGCTGGTCAATGAAGTCATGATGACAATCACCGACCCTGCTGCGATGCTCGGACCAGAG ACTAATCTTCTGACTCCAAACGCTGCACGTGACGAGACTGCCAGgctggaggagagacggggaatCATAGAGTTCCACGTCATTGGAAACTCACTCTCCCAGAAGTCCAACAAGAAGATCCTGATGTGGCTGGTTGGCCTGCAGAATGTCTTCTCTCATCAATTACCTCGCATGCCCAAAGAGTACATCACACGACTGGTGTTTGACCC TAAGCACAAGACCCTAGCCCTCATCAAAGATGGCCGCGTCATCGGAGGCATCTGTTTTCGGATGTTTCCCACTCAGGGCTTCACGGAGATCGTCTTCTGTGCCGTCACATCCAATGAGCAAGTTAAG GGCTACGGTACCCACCTGATGAACCACCTAAAGGAGTACCACATCAAACATAACATCCTCTATTTCCTCACTTACGCTGACGAGTACGCCATCGGCTACTTCAAGAAGCAG GGCTTTTCCAAAGATATCAAAGTGCCCAAGAGTCGATACCTGGGATACATTAAAGACTACGAGGGAGCGACCCTCATGGAGTGTGAGCTGAACCCGAGAATCCCCTACACTGAGCTCTCTCATATCATTAAAAGACAGAAGGAG ATTATTAAGAAGCTGATAGAGAGGAAACAGACCCAGATCAGGAAGGTTTACCCAGGTCTCACCTGCTTCAAAGAGGGCGTACGACAGATCCCTGTGGAGAGCATTCCAGGCATAA gagAGACGGGATGGAAACCCAGTAACAAGGACAAAGG AAAAGAGGTGAAGGACCCTGACATGTTATACAACATGTTAAAGAACCTCCTGGCCCAGATAAAG ACTCATCCTGATGCCTGGCCCTTCATGGAACCGGTTAAGAAATCGGAGGCTCCAGATTACTACGAGATCATCCGCTTTCCCATCG ACCTGAAGACCATGACAGAGAGACTTAAGAATAGATACTATGTGACCAAGAAGCTTTTCATTGCCGATCTGCAGCGAATCATCACCAACTGTCGCGAGTACAACCCTCCGGATAGCGAGTACTGCAAGAGTGCCAACACCTTGGAGAAGTTCTTCTACTTCAAATTAAAAGATGGAGGACTAATCGAGAAGTGA
- the dhx58 gene encoding probable ATP-dependent RNA helicase DHX58 isoform X2 — translation MSDLQLRAYQEEVVERALLGENIIIWLPTGGGKTRAAVYVAKRHLETTPQAKVVVLVNKVHLVDQHHTKEFHPHLGRDYTLVAVSGESKEKDFFGPVVKKSQVVICTAQILYNALTTTEETKHVELSDITLLIIDECHGTNKDSVYNKVMACYMEKKLKKDLPLPQILGLTASPGSGGAKNLQKAVNHVLEICANLDSAIVSTKTHVSELKQMVPRPIKTFDIVEKRLKDPFGGHLKSMMQMIHEYMTVPPDFRLRQFGTQEYEADVVIIERQGVSQDNRLLAQCALHLRQYNNALLINSTLRMMDAYRSLEEFYINRSNTAVDGTDIFLVGLFQENQVELQKLAKDSLYENPKMGKLESTLLNQFGPSRASKGILFSKTRKSIHCLYDWILTNEALQEAGIKAAILTGAGNGITYMTQNEQADTIRKFRQGTINLLISTSVAEEGLDIPECNLVVRYGLLTNEIAQQQASGRARATDSQYSVVAEEGGQEVKRELTNEYLEDLTGKAIAQVQDMSPREFRTKITELQTEALICRKRAETCKIQKRSCNTAASIQLLCRTCFTPVASGSDIKLLAKGHYVNVNPDFEKHYTTGGEVNLGKSFEDWEPGRTVNCSKCKQKWGYEMKYKKCVVLPNLAIKELALNTPHGRITVKKWKDVPFTVEDFSFEEYQKDNFDDFLD, via the exons ATGTCAGACTTACAACTGCGCGCATACCAGGAGGAAGTGGTCGAAAGGGCTCTTCTGGGAGAAAACATCATCATCTGGCTGCCGACGGGAGGTGGAAAGACCCGAGCGGCCGTGTACGTGGCCAAAAGACACCTGGAGACCACGCCACAGGCTAAGGTGGTGGTCCTGGTAAACAAG GTTCACCTAGTAGACCAACATCACACGAAAGAGTTCCATCCTCACCTGGGCCGCGACTACACCCTGGTGGCGGTCAGTGGGGAGAGTAAGGAGAAGGACTTCTTTGGGCCAGTGGTGAAGAAATCACAAGTGGTCATCTGCACCGCTCAGATCTTGTACAATGCTCTGACGACCAcggaggagaccaaacatgtTGAGCTCTCAG ATATCACTCTGCTTATAATTGACGAGTGTCACGGCACCAACAAGGACTCAGTCTACAACAAGGTGATGGCGTGCTACATGGAGAAAAAGTTGAAAAAAGATCTACCATTGCCACAGATCTTGGGTCTCACTGCCTCACCGGGATCAGGTGGCGCAAAGAACCTGCAAAAGGCAGTTAATCATGTACTGGAG ATTTGTGCCAACCTGGACTCAGCTATAGTTTCAACTAAAACCCATGTCTCCGAGCTGAAGCAGATGGTACCCAGACCCATCAAGACGTTTGACATTGTGGAGAAAAGGCTTAAG GATCCATTCGGGGGTCATCTTAAGTCCATGATGCAGATGATCCATGAGTACATGACGGTTCCTCCAGACTTCAGACTGAGACAGTTTGGCACACAAGAGTATGAGGCAGATGTGGTGATAATCGAGCGGCAAG GAGTAAGTCAGGACAACAGACTGCTAGCACAATGTGCTCTCCACCTCAGACAGTACAACAACGCCCTGCTCATCAACAGCACCCTGCGAATGATGGACGCCTATCGCTCCCTGGAGGAGTTCTACATCAACAGGTCGAACACAGCAGTTGATGGAACAGACATCTTCCTGGTGGGACTTTTCCAAG AGAACCAGGTGGAGCTGCAGAAACTGGCGAAAGATTCTCTCTACGAGAACCCGAAGATGGGCAAACTTGAGAGCACTCTGCTCAATCAGTTTGGTCCAAGCCGGGCATCAAAGGGAATCCTCTTCAGTAAAACACGTAAAAGCATCCATTGCCTGTATGACTGGATTCTGACCAATGAAGCCTTGCAGGAAGCTGGCATCAAGGCAGCCATCCTCACCGGGGCTGGCAATGGTATCACTTACATGACGCAG AACGAGCAGGCGGACACAATCCGCAAATTCCGTCAGGGTACCATCAacctcctgatctccaccaGTGTGGCTGAAGAAGGCCTTGACATCCCTGAGTGCAACCTGGTGGTACGCTATGGGCTGCTTACAAATGAGATTGCCCAGCAGCAGGCTAGCGGACGTGCCAGAGCGACAGACAGCCAGTATTCAGTGGTCGCCGAGGAAGGGGGACAGGAGGTGAAGCGGGAGCTCACCAATGAATATCTGGAAGACCTGACTGGGAAAGCCATTGCTCAGGTCCAAGATATGAGCCCTCGAGAGTTTCGCACAAAG ATTACTGAGCTACAAACCGAGGCACTTATTTGCAGAAAACGTGCAGAGACATGCAAAATACAGAAGAGGAGTTGCAACACTGCTGCCAGCATCCAGCTGTTGTGCCGAACATGTTTTACGCCGGTGGCCTCTGGGAGTGATATTAAACTTCTTGCCAAAGGGCACTATGTCAATGTCAACCCTGACTTTGA GAAACACTACACCACCGGTGGGGAAGTGAACCTAGGAAAGAGTTTTGAGGACTGGGAGCCTGGGCGTACGGTCAATTGTAGCAAGTGCAAACAG AAGTGGGGATATGAGATGAAGTACAAGAAGTGTGTCGTGCTGCCCAATCTAGCCATTAAAGAGTTGGCCCTGAACACCCCTCATGGCAGGATAACTGTGAAGAAGTGGAAGGATGTCCCTTTCACTGTCGAGGACTTCAGCTTTGAAGAGTACCAAAAAGACAACTTCGATGATTTCCTTGATTGA
- the dhx58 gene encoding probable ATP-dependent RNA helicase DHX58 isoform X1, translating into MSDLQLRAYQEEVVERALLGENIIIWLPTGGGKTRAAVYVAKRHLETTPQAKVVVLVNKVHLVDQHHTKEFHPHLGRDYTLVAVSGESKEKDFFGPVVKKSQVVICTAQILYNALTTTEETKHVELSDITLLIIDECHGTNKDSVYNKVMACYMEKKLKKDLPLPQILGLTASPGSGGAKNLQKAVNHVLEICANLDSAIVSTKTHVSELKQMVPRPIKTFDIVEKRLKDPFGGHLKSMMQMIHEYMTVPPDFRLRQFGTQEYEADVVIIERQGVSQDNRLLAQCALHLRQYNNALLINSTLRMMDAYRSLEEFYINRSNTAVDGTDIFLVGLFQENQVELQKLAKDSLYENPKMGKLESTLLNQFGPSRASKGILFSKTRKSIHCLYDWILTNEALQEAGIKAAILTGAGNGITYMTQNEQADTIRKFRQGTINLLISTSVAEEGLDIPECNLVVRYGLLTNEIAQQQASGRARATDSQYSVVAEEGGQEVKRELTNEYLEDLTGKAIAQVQDMSPREFRTKVGLRHLHPLLSYCGVILPSSFVRLCLQITELQTEALICRKRAETCKIQKRSCNTAASIQLLCRTCFTPVASGSDIKLLAKGHYVNVNPDFEKHYTTGGEVNLGKSFEDWEPGRTVNCSKCKQKWGYEMKYKKCVVLPNLAIKELALNTPHGRITVKKWKDVPFTVEDFSFEEYQKDNFDDFLD; encoded by the exons ATGTCAGACTTACAACTGCGCGCATACCAGGAGGAAGTGGTCGAAAGGGCTCTTCTGGGAGAAAACATCATCATCTGGCTGCCGACGGGAGGTGGAAAGACCCGAGCGGCCGTGTACGTGGCCAAAAGACACCTGGAGACCACGCCACAGGCTAAGGTGGTGGTCCTGGTAAACAAG GTTCACCTAGTAGACCAACATCACACGAAAGAGTTCCATCCTCACCTGGGCCGCGACTACACCCTGGTGGCGGTCAGTGGGGAGAGTAAGGAGAAGGACTTCTTTGGGCCAGTGGTGAAGAAATCACAAGTGGTCATCTGCACCGCTCAGATCTTGTACAATGCTCTGACGACCAcggaggagaccaaacatgtTGAGCTCTCAG ATATCACTCTGCTTATAATTGACGAGTGTCACGGCACCAACAAGGACTCAGTCTACAACAAGGTGATGGCGTGCTACATGGAGAAAAAGTTGAAAAAAGATCTACCATTGCCACAGATCTTGGGTCTCACTGCCTCACCGGGATCAGGTGGCGCAAAGAACCTGCAAAAGGCAGTTAATCATGTACTGGAG ATTTGTGCCAACCTGGACTCAGCTATAGTTTCAACTAAAACCCATGTCTCCGAGCTGAAGCAGATGGTACCCAGACCCATCAAGACGTTTGACATTGTGGAGAAAAGGCTTAAG GATCCATTCGGGGGTCATCTTAAGTCCATGATGCAGATGATCCATGAGTACATGACGGTTCCTCCAGACTTCAGACTGAGACAGTTTGGCACACAAGAGTATGAGGCAGATGTGGTGATAATCGAGCGGCAAG GAGTAAGTCAGGACAACAGACTGCTAGCACAATGTGCTCTCCACCTCAGACAGTACAACAACGCCCTGCTCATCAACAGCACCCTGCGAATGATGGACGCCTATCGCTCCCTGGAGGAGTTCTACATCAACAGGTCGAACACAGCAGTTGATGGAACAGACATCTTCCTGGTGGGACTTTTCCAAG AGAACCAGGTGGAGCTGCAGAAACTGGCGAAAGATTCTCTCTACGAGAACCCGAAGATGGGCAAACTTGAGAGCACTCTGCTCAATCAGTTTGGTCCAAGCCGGGCATCAAAGGGAATCCTCTTCAGTAAAACACGTAAAAGCATCCATTGCCTGTATGACTGGATTCTGACCAATGAAGCCTTGCAGGAAGCTGGCATCAAGGCAGCCATCCTCACCGGGGCTGGCAATGGTATCACTTACATGACGCAG AACGAGCAGGCGGACACAATCCGCAAATTCCGTCAGGGTACCATCAacctcctgatctccaccaGTGTGGCTGAAGAAGGCCTTGACATCCCTGAGTGCAACCTGGTGGTACGCTATGGGCTGCTTACAAATGAGATTGCCCAGCAGCAGGCTAGCGGACGTGCCAGAGCGACAGACAGCCAGTATTCAGTGGTCGCCGAGGAAGGGGGACAGGAGGTGAAGCGGGAGCTCACCAATGAATATCTGGAAGACCTGACTGGGAAAGCCATTGCTCAGGTCCAAGATATGAGCCCTCGAGAGTTTCGCACAAAGGTGGGGCTGCGGCATCTTCATCCTTTACTCTCTTACTGCGGAGTGATTCTGCCATCATCTTTTGTTCGTCTTTGTCTCCAGATTACTGAGCTACAAACCGAGGCACTTATTTGCAGAAAACGTGCAGAGACATGCAAAATACAGAAGAGGAGTTGCAACACTGCTGCCAGCATCCAGCTGTTGTGCCGAACATGTTTTACGCCGGTGGCCTCTGGGAGTGATATTAAACTTCTTGCCAAAGGGCACTATGTCAATGTCAACCCTGACTTTGA GAAACACTACACCACCGGTGGGGAAGTGAACCTAGGAAAGAGTTTTGAGGACTGGGAGCCTGGGCGTACGGTCAATTGTAGCAAGTGCAAACAG AAGTGGGGATATGAGATGAAGTACAAGAAGTGTGTCGTGCTGCCCAATCTAGCCATTAAAGAGTTGGCCCTGAACACCCCTCATGGCAGGATAACTGTGAAGAAGTGGAAGGATGTCCCTTTCACTGTCGAGGACTTCAGCTTTGAAGAGTACCAAAAAGACAACTTCGATGATTTCCTTGATTGA